A segment of the Sulfuricurvum sp. genome:
TATGTATTTACAGACTTCTTGAGTGAAGCGTCTAAAAACTGGAAAAGCCAATTCGGTGTCGGTAAAGCGATCGGTTGGGCAACAGGTATCGGCGGAAAAGGGAATGAGGGTGTAACAAACCTTATCAAACAAACTCCTTACACTATCGGATATGTTGAAAACGCATATAAAGAGAAAAATCACCTTACAGCGGCTACGCTTCAAACTGCGAGCGGAAAATGGGTAAGTGCACGTACTGCAAACTTCCAAGAGGCAGTTAAACAAGCAAAATGGAGCAAAAAAGACAGTTTCTATAGCTCTCTTGTAATGCAAAACGGAGATAAAACATATCCGATCGTTGCAGCTACATTTATCCTTATGCCGAAAGAAAAAGCGGAAGCGAACCAAGAAGTAATCAAATTCTTTGACTACGCATACCGTAACGGTGATGCAGCAGCGGTTAAACTCGGCTATATCCCTCTTCCTGTTGAAACAACAAACCTTGTTCGCGAATACTGGGCAGAAAACAAATAAATTTCATTTCTCATCCCCCCACCCTTATGGGGTGGTACCTCTAAGCGTATAATGTACGTTTAAAGGTGCCCCAGTGGCACATTTAATCTCTCTTCTTCTTTCAATTCCTTAAGTTTTTCAAGTCTGTCCTTGCGTATGCGTTCAGGCTTGAGTTTTTTTGTTGCTTTTCCACTATTAATTATTTATTTTCCTTATCGTAATCATTTTGTAATGTAACACGCATGTAATCTATTTTTTCTACAATGGTGCCACTAAATAACAGGAGTGAATCTTATGAAAAAAGTAGCGTTATCTGCCCTTGCTGCGGCAATGATGAGTGGTGCAGTTTATGCCGATACATTAACACTTTATACAGATGCTAAAACAGGGCAAGTATTTACGACCCCGGGTGAAGGCCGTACAGAAATGGGTGATTTCATCGATGCAAAAAGTGTTGATATGGCTCAACGTGACAGTGAGTCAGCATTTTCTGAGTACAAAGAGGGGATGAAAAAATACGTTAACGTTAAATCTCATGCTAAAACTCTTGATTTCAGCGGTACACATTACTTCGGTTTAACAAGTAA
Coding sequences within it:
- the pstS gene encoding phosphate ABC transporter substrate-binding protein PstS, encoding MLSKVTKGFVIAAVAATSIMAADKISGAGATFPAPCYYDWAYNYQKATHTRVNYQAIGSGGGIKQISERIVDFGGTDAPMTPKELAAAKLLQFPAVIGSIDVVVNIPGVADEQLKLKNSVVADIFAGKITMWNDAAIAADNAGVKLPAEKIIVAHRSDGSGTTYVFTDFLSEASKNWKSQFGVGKAIGWATGIGGKGNEGVTNLIKQTPYTIGYVENAYKEKNHLTAATLQTASGKWVSARTANFQEAVKQAKWSKKDSFYSSLVMQNGDKTYPIVAATFILMPKEKAEANQEVIKFFDYAYRNGDAAAVKLGYIPLPVETTNLVREYWAENK